From the genome of Rhizobacter sp. AJA081-3:
CTCGCCTCGGCCTTCCGCAGCGAGAAGGACGCCTGGCGCGCGCTGGCCACGCAGTGGAAGCTGACGCTCGACGACGGCGAGCCCTGCGCCGCCGCTGCGAAACAACAGCTGCAGTGCTTTCGCAGCAGCAGCACGCTGGCGCTGATCCGCCTGCTCGACCGGCCGGTGCTGCTGACGCTGCAGCCCGGCGGCGGCAAGCCGGCCTACGCGCTGCTCACCGGCCTGTCGATGCGCCAGGCGACGCTGCGCACCGAGGTCGGGCTGCAAGCGCTGCCGCTGGCCTCTCTGGCCGAGGTGTGGCGCGGCGAATTCGCGACGCTCTGGCGCTCGCCGCCCGGTTATGCCGACGGTGCGCCCGTGGACTGGCTGTCGACGCAGCTCGCCGCCGCGCAAGGCATGCCGGCGCCGAGCGCGCCGACGCGCTTCGACGCCGCGCTGCGCAGCCGGCTCAATGCCTTCCAGGTGGCGCAGGGCCTCAAGCCCGACGGCCTGGCGGGCCCGCTGACGCTCATGCAGATCAACCGCGCCACCGGCGTGGACGAGCCGCAGTTGCAGGACGAAAGGTAAGCCGATGTCCTACATCCTCGATGCCCTGCGACGCGCCGATGCGGAGCGTGAGCGTGGCGGCGTGCCGGGCCTCCACACGCAGCCGACACCGAGCGCCGGCGACGACGACGAGGCCAGCGCGCCCGCGCGCGGCCTGCGGCCCTGGCACTGGGTCGTGCTCGGCCTGGCCGGCGGGCTGGCCGCGGCGGTGGCCTGGCAGTGGCCGGGCAGCGAGGTGCCGACGGCGCCGCTGCCAACGCCGCCGGTGCCGATGGCGGCCGCGCCGGCCCTGGAGTCTGCGCCGGCACCGGTGCCGGTCGTCACGCCGCGTCCTGCGCCGGCTCCCGTGGCGGCGCCACCGGCCAC
Proteins encoded in this window:
- a CDS encoding general secretion pathway protein GspB, which codes for MSYILDALRRADAERERGGVPGLHTQPTPSAGDDDEASAPARGLRPWHWVVLGLAGGLAAAVAWQWPGSEVPTAPLPTPPVPMAAAPALESAPAPVPVVTPRPAPAPVAAPPATPVEIAPMRATPKPAPATASAAAPAPVAPAAAPTRVASLADLPVEARRGLPPLAFGGSIYSNTPANRLLIVNGQLMHEGDALGPGVTLEQIKPKAAVLNIGGQRFEIGL